The sequence AAAATCGTTTATTCAGATTTGAATCAAAAATAACATCAGAACTTAACCTAAGAGCTTAAAATTCTTTATTAAGGTCTCCGTAAAATTTAATAAATCCTAAGGTCAAATAATAAAATGTGAAGTAAGAAATGTTATACACCTTTGAATACCTCAAATCAAGGTAAAAACAAAATTTGAGGGGGGTGGAGGTGATATGGGGTTGAGATAACTTTTAAAAAAAAGTATAGTCCCATTACGGTTTTTGGAAGATCCTACTTCGGCCACGAACAAACCTATGAACCCCATTACAGCAAACAAGACGTAAATGAAGAGCCCATAAAACAGCTGGAAGGAATTTTAAAACATCTAAAAAGCTCCGGAAACAATACAGATCTGAATCTAGGTATTGATCTATTGATAACCTTAATATCCCACAAAAAAAGGGATGTTGTTGCACATTTTCTTGGACAGTTGTTCGTTTTGGTACCTCAAAGGAAGATACAAAAACTGATTCTTGAAGAGCTGCAGAGCATGGATAATGATAAAGACGAGCAAGTCCGTAGATCTGCAATTGATTCGCTTGATGTAATTTCAGATGAACTAAACAAGATGGAAGCTTTGAACTTAATTTCCGAAGCTTTTGATGGAATTCCATATCTCATCAATGAAAATTTAAGCCATTTTAACCCCACATATACATATAAAACTCATTTTAAACCTATTAAAAGGTTTTTTAATAGAATAAAACTTCTTAAACCCGATACTAAATTTAGAGGACATGTGCTACGTTTCTATAACAGATGCAGTTACTCCTTATACCGAAACTTCCTCTACTCCCGCATGATAAAATCATTCCCGGAACTGGAGTACATTGAATACCTGTTCGATGATGTATTTGAAGAAAAACTTATTGAAGCCAGCACAGATCCCTATTCAAAGCTTTTAGAGTATGAATCTGGCAAAAAAAATGCTTTGAATGGATTATCCCTTATTTATGCCAACAGTTTCCATGAAAAGGGACATATTCGCAGGTTAAAAGCTTTTCTTGATGATGATGACTATGGTGTTAGACAGGATGGAGTTAATGCTTTAAGCTATGTTGCGAAGATATTAATTAGTTCCAATGAGAAAACATTCATAAAGAATTTAGAAGTTTCAATGAAATGTGCTCCTGAAAAGCAGAGGGGAACATGTGAAAATCCATTGTAAAAAACTACTAATTCATGGATCAATGACTAAAATTAATTTAATAGCTATTTTAAAATAAAATAACTAGAAATGTACATAAAATCCAATCAAGATCAGATACAAATATAACGTGGTGAACTTATGGTAACTTATTCAGAATCTGGGGTAGATATAAGTCTTGAAGAGGTGACAGTTTCTGCACTGACTTCAAAACTCAAAGAAACCCTTAAATTTAGGGACATAATAACAGAAAGCGGTCATTTTGCTGCACTTGTTAAACTTGGAGATAAGGGTATTGCAATGAGCACGGACGGTGTTGGCAGTAAGATACTTGTGGCTGAAATGATGAACGACTTCAGCACCGTTGGAATAGACTGCATTGCAATGGTTGTAAATGACATACTCTGTGTTGGAGCTGAACCCATAGCAATGGTGGATTACCTTGCAGTTGAAAAACCGGATCCTGAAGCTGCAGCCCAGATAGCTGAAGGCCTTCTTGAAGGATGCAAACAGGCAAAAGTTGCAATGATCGGTGGGGAAACTGCATCACTCCCGGAGATAATAAAGAACTTCGACCTTGCAGGAACTGGAATTGGAATCGTTGACCTTGACAGTGTTGTGACCGGTGAAAACATCCGAGAGGGTGATGTTTTAATTGGAATAGAAAGCAGCGGTATACACAGTAACGGACTCAGCCTTGCAAGAAGGGTATTCTTCGAGGAAGCTGGTCTGAAGGTTGATGACCCACTGCCAGATGATCCAGATACAACGGTTGGTGAAGAACTCCTGAGACCCACCTTGATATACGTTGACCCGGTGGTGGAACTTCTGAAGGCGGATGTTGATGTTCATGGCCTTGCACACATCACTGGAGGAGGATTCACAAACCTCAAACGCCTTAAGAAGGGTACAGGTTACGATATAAACACACTACCAGAACCCAAACCCCTTTTTAAATCTCTACAATCACTTGGAGTGCCCCTTGAGGAGATGTACAGGGTTTTTAATATGGGAATTGGTTTCGTTGTTATTGTAAATCCTGAGGATGCAGATACAACAGTAAAGATTATAGAAAAGTACAACAAAGCTTATAAAATAGGTTACGCTTTAGACGACCAGGAAGAGAAGGTTAAGGTAAAAACCTTCAAGGATACTATTATCCAGTTATAACTCAACGAAGGTGCATGCATGAAAATACAAATAGACGCGGAGAAGTCATTAATCATCGAAATTCTGAAGAGGATGGATGTGTCAGAAGAGGACGCAAAGATCGTTGCAGATGTCACTGCAGACGCAGATTTAAAAGGATTCACGTCCCATGGAATAGGACGGTTTCCACAGTACATAAAGGGACTGAAGGCCGGCACGATAAAAACGGATACAGAAATAGTTGTTGAAAGGGAGACTGTTTCAACAGCCCTTATAAATGGTAATCACAGGTTTGGACACGTTGTAGCTTCCAGAGGAATGGAACTTGCAATAGAAAAGGCTAAGGAAACAGGAATAGGTCTTGTTGGTATTCATGATTCCAACCACTTCGGTGCCACAGGTTACTACACAGACATGGCACTGATGGAGGACATGATCGGTGTTGCAATAGCCAACACAGAACCAGCTGTCGCTCCCCTGGGTGGAAAAGAACCAATAATAGGTACAAACCCAATAGCAATTGGAATGCCCTCAAACAAGAACTATGTGTCTGTTGATATGGCAACATCCGCATCTGCAAGGGGTAAACTTATTGAAGCAATGAGGAAGGGTGAACGTATACCCGAGAACGTTGCACTGGATGCAGATGGAAATCCAACCACAGATCCAGAAGCAGCACTTAAAGGATCGATACTTCCATTCGGAGCCCACAAAGGCTACGCACTTTCTTTCATGATCGAATTAATGGCAGGACCCCTTGTAGGGGCTTCCTTTGGTAAAGAAGTTACTGGAACAGCACATCCAGAAGAGATGTGCACAAAGGGAGATCTCATAGTTGCCATAGACCCAAGTAAATTTGGTGATGTTGAAACATTCAAAACAGAGGTTGACGATTTCATATCTGAGGTTAAGGCCCCTGGAAACATTTTCATACCTGGTGATATGGAAGTTCGTAACGTTAAAAGGTACAAAGAAGAAGGTGTATCTTTGGATGATAAACTCCTTTCACAGCTCAAGGAAATAGCAGATGAGGTATCACTTGATCTGGAGGAAATCATAGGTGGACAGTAGCCAAGCAGTTTACGAAGCCCTTAAAAAGGCAGGAATAGACTTCGTAGTCACCCTTCCCTGTGTGAACCTTGGAGAAGTTCTCAAGATGGTGGAATGCGACCCTGAAATCAAGCATGTTCCTGTTACAAGGGAAGAAGAAGGCTTTGGAATATGTGCCGGGGCTTTCATGGGTGGAAAGAAGCCTGCAATACTCATGCAGAACTCCGGACTGGGCAACTCTGTAAATGCCCTGGCTTCACTTTTTAAACTCTACCAGTTCCCTGTTCTCATGGTTATGAGTCACAGGGGAACCCTGGGTGAGAAAATATCAGCCCAGATACCCATGGGCAAGGCCACCCCGAAGGTTCTGGATGCACTCGACATACCTTACTTCAATCCTAAAACTCCTGAAGAAGCCCTGAAGGTTATTTCTGATGCATGGAGCCTCTCAGAAACTGGGGGCACACCAGTGGGAATTCTTCTGGACATTGGGTTCTGGTAGAAAGTTAAGAAAATTATTAAAATTTTGGAACCGTTAAAACAATTTAAATTCTTTTTTGATTTTTTTAAAAAAATAAAAGTCAATACTTGAATTGAAGAAGGTAAAACGTGGAAAAGAAAAAAGTTTTTAAAGTTTTAGTGCTTGTATTTGTTTATTGTAATATATTAATTATGAAAGGGATTATGATGATAATATTTCTTCCATTCCTATTGCTTCTTCCTGTTTATTATATATGTAAGGAAAGAAAAAAAAGTTACAAAGTATTTTTTCCCGTTATTTATGCCCTTTTTCTATTAGAAGGAATTTTACTGATTTTCTTCTATAAATTTGATTTCACCACTTTTAAAGACAATTTATGGCTTTTTTCCATTTGTGGAGCCCTTTTAATTATATCAATAATCATTTATGGTTCTTACCTACTTAATGGAAGATATAAAGAGTTTCCATGGAATTAAATAGCACTGATCTTTAACATAACAGTTAATTTTAAGTTTTTTGGTTTTGGAGAGCATTATCATTATATTTTTATAAACGAACTAACTAATTTTTAAAATAGCAAAAACAAGTTTTTCAAGTTTACTTTAATAAAAAACGTGCTTTTAAGTGATTAATTTTTTTATTCAGGATGTATTTTAAAACTTCAAAATTTTTTAAAACAATTGAAAAAAGCTAAATTTAAAAGATCTTTCGATTTCAAATTTATTCAAGGTTTATTTCAACAGCTCATTCTTTCCTGCAAACCTTGCACCCATATCAAATGCCCTTTCACAGTCCACTGGAAATACCTCTTTTCTCCTTTTGAGTTTGGCTTCTGGGTCGAAACGTGAGGAAACGTACCTGGAGTAATCATCGAACTGATAGGTATCCGTAACAAGTAGAGACTCTGCTTCTCCAATTATCCGTCCAGCAAGACGTTCTGCAACCTTGAAATGTTCAAGGTACCCCACCTCTTTCATCACCTTCTCAGTCACACCCATGGTGTAGATGAAACCAACAGGCATCCTTTTAGGGAATAAGGTTGATCCTTCAGAATCGTAAACCAGATATGGAAATATCAGTCTCTCGAAGAAGGATCGCATTTCTCCTGTGGCTGTTCCGAGATAAATGGGAGATCCGAGGATCAGGGCATCACTTTCGGTGATTCTATCAAGGATAGGTGTTAACTCGTCCTTGATGTTGCATCTGCCGTAGCTTTTTCCTCCCTTCAGTTTACAGGCAAAACAACTTTTACAGCCTTTATAATTCAAGTCGTATAAATGTATGAGTTCTGTTTCTGCCCCCCGTGATCTTGCACCTTCAAGGGCTTTTTCAAGGAGTATTGCGGTGTTCCATTTCTTTCTTGGACTTCCATTAAATGCCATGACCTTCATTCTCTCATCCCACTTTATATTAAAGCTTTTTCTCAAATCTTATAGATCCTTTTACCATCTTTCTCTATGGATCTTCTCCATTTCAAACTTGTCTTTGGGCTTTTCTAAGCCTTTAGGATATCCTATTGAGAGGATGTTTAGGGGAACAACGTTTTCTGGGATGTTGAGTATTTTCCTAACACCTTCAATTCGTTCTTTGACTGGATAAACACCCAACCAAACAGCTCCAAGTCCCATGGATTCTGCAGCCAGAAGAATGTTCTCTGAAGCAGCAGAACAGTCCTGTACCCAAAATTCAGGAGCATCGGGTACAGATTTCTCAGGCACCCCACAGACGACCACAGCTGCACCTGCACCAGGGAGCATTTTACCAAAGGGCATAACATCAGCCAGGGCTTTGAGTGTGGATTTCTTTTTGACAACTACAAAATCCCACGGCCTCATATCCACGGCACTTGGTGCAGCCATACCTGATTTTATCAAAATTTTGAGGTCTTCTTGGCTAACTGCTTTGTCGAGATAACTTCTAACACTTCTACGATTTTTTATAACCCTCAATGTTTCATTTTCCATTTAAAAAACCTCATAAAAATATGTCCCTTTTAAGCCATAGAATTTAAAGAATTTAAAGAAATAAAAAATAGAAATAAAAAAGGATTGTAGTTCCATTTAAATAACCAGATCCTTTCCTATTTCCCTTGCCCTTTTAAGGACATCTTCATTGCCCCTGATCTCACCGGGCTCATGGGTTCCCCCTGCAACAAGTGGATCCCTGACATTTCCAAAGAGACCGTACATATCTTTTACAGAGTTCAGGTAATCATTGAAAGCGTTTGCATCAGGGTTTCCCTGTGTGAATGCCAATGCAATCTCTTTTTTACCGTATTTTTCTTCAAATCCTGTCATGAAGAATGCGTAAAGTCTGTCTGTGAACAGTTTTGCCTGGGCTGACATCTGCCACATGTAAATTGGTGCTCCAAGTACGAATGCATCTGATTCCCTTATTTCCTTGTAAAGTGTCTGCATATCATCTTTTGTGGCACATTCACCACCATTGACTTTGCAGCGTTCACATGCCTGACAAGGTGTTATTTTAAGTGAGTTGAGGTTGAAAAGTTTGGTTTCTGCTCCATTATCTGAAGCTCCCTTCAGCATTTCATCAACAAGAATTTCTGTGTTTCCGCCCTCCCTTGGGCTTCCTACAAATCCTACTACTTTCATGTGTAAACCTCCAGTTTCAATCAACAAGATAGTTGTATGTACAAGCATATATAAGTGTTTTCATACGTATCGTTACAGGAAACAGAAGGGTTACAACTTAATTCAAAGCTGAAATTTAGGTTAACACATAAAACTAAATTTAAGGTAAACTATAAAAAATAAAACAACACTAAAAGAAATTTTTTATAACTTGCAGAATAAAAATGAAGTAAGATAATTACATTATTTCAATGAGATCTTTAATTAAGATAGCTAGTGATAACTAGTTAATTTTTATTAATAATAATTAATGAGATTAAGATTTAAAGCGAGGGATGTGCAAATGAAGAAGATAGATGCTATTAAACTTATCACAGATGAACTTGAGGATGAACTCGTTGTCTGCAATATAGGATTCCCATCAAGGGAACTTTACCATGTTAAAGACAAGGCCACCCATTTTTACATGCTGGGTTCAATGGGACTGGCATCCTCCATCGGACTTGGACTTGCACTGTCCACAGAACAGAAGGTAATTGTATTTGACGGTGATGGCTCTGTTCTCATGAACATGGGAAGCCTTGTAACCATTTACAACCAGAATCCAAAAAATATGGTGCTGGTGGTGCTTGACAATGAATGCTATGGTTCAACAGGTTCCCAGTGCACCTACGCATCATCCTTCGACATGTGGAAGATTGCAGAGAGCATAGGATTCAGGGAAGTGTTTTACTTCAAGGATGAAATCAATTTCAGGGAAGTTTTAGATGCAGAGGGACCTGTTTTTGTCCACGTCAAGGTTGAACCTGGAAATGCAAATGTTCCAATAATACCCATGGATGCATGTGCCATAAAGGAACGTTTCATGGCTGAAGTGAAACACTGAATTTTACATACCAATTAACATACTATCGAATCAATTTATTTTTCAAAGGTTTTGGAAACCTCTCTGAGGGTCCCCTTGATATCGATCATCTGGGGACAAATCCACTCACACTCACCGCACTGGGTGCAGTTTGAAGCCCGCTCCTTTTCAGTTAAGAGTCCGTAGTAGTTCATCCGGGCATTCTCAACATCACCATACATATGTGCACTGTTGAAGTACCTGAAGTTTCCTGGAATGTTCACACCATCTGGACAGGGCATGCAGTAACCACATTCAGTGCATAGCACCTTCATCCTTTGATGGTAAACCCTTCTAACTTCCCTTACAAGATCCAGCTCATCATCAGTGAGGGAATCTGGAAGCCCTGCTTCACCTATTTTTAAATTTTCTTCAAGCTGCTCAAAGGTGTTCATACCACTTAAAACCGTGCTTATACATTTTTTATCCCAGAGGAATCTCAAAGCCCATTCTGCAGGAGTTCTCCTTACTGGAGCTTCATCCCATATCTCTTGAACCTCCCTTGGTACTTCATTCACAAGGGCTCCTCCCCTCATGGGTTCCATCACGATAACTCCGATTCCCTGACTTGATGCATACCTTATACCATCTATACCTGCCTGATAGTTCTCATCAACCAGATTGTACTGAACCTGACACACATCCCAATTGTAGGAGTCGATTATCTCAAAGAAAAGATCGATCTCATCGTGAAACGAAAATCCAGTGTACTTTATTCTGCCGTCTGCAACCGCATCATCCAGGAACTCCAGAACACCCAGGGAGCTCAAATTCTCCCAGTAGTCCTTTTTGAGGGAGTGTAAAAGGTAGAAATCTATTTGATCCGTTTGAAGGCGTTTCATCTGTTCTTCAAGGTAGAAATCCATGTCCTCCCTTGTCTGGATCTTCCAGCTTGGGAGTTTGGTTGCAAGGTGAACCTTCTCCCTGTAACCGTCCTTGAGAACTTCTCCAAGCACCCTTTCACTTTCACCACTGTGGTAGGGATGTGCAGTGTCTATGTAATTAACTCCACAGTCCACTGCGTAGCGTACGAGCTCTTTTGTTTTTTCAAAATCGATTTTAGCGTCCTGACCATCCAAAGTGGGCAGGCGCATTGCACCAAATCCCAGTATAGATACCTTTTCACCTGTGGAACCTAATTCACGATACAACATGGTATAAAACCCCAAACAATCTCATAAATCTTTGAATTCTTTATTTAAACCTTTTTTCAATGTGCAAAATTAGAAGGGTAAATTTTTGATAATCGTATTGTAATATCCTAATGCTAGCAAAGAATTTTTTAAATAATTTCCAGTTTTAAAATGTAAAATAAAACTAAAAATAGGATTGAATAGAATTGAGCAGGATTGAATTTATTTTCTTCTCCTCTCAAACTCCTCGAAGAGTTCATCCAGTTCCACACCTTTGTAAACAAGAAGAAGCAGTGTGTGGAATATGAGGTCTGCAGATTCATAAACGAGGTTTTCATCATTTTTGGATGCAATTAAAACCTCTGCACATTCTTCACCTATCTTTTCAAGGATCTTATCCTCTGCACGTTTATCACTGTCCTGCATTATCTTGGATGTGTATGAATCAATTGGATTGTCACGTCTTTCCTCTAAAACCCGATAAACTTCCCTTATTATTTTGTCTTTCACTTTTTTATCTCCCTGAGCGGTCCTGTTATTGCTATCAGTGGGTGCTGTGCATCATCTATTATTTCTATATCCTTAAATGAGAATATACCATTTTTATCAGCTGTTTTTTCAAGCCCAAGCCTCATATCCTTATCGATCTTGATGACGTAGGAATCTATTTCCTTGTAACCAAGTTCTCGGGCTGCAACTGTCCTGTGATGACCATCCACAAGAACGTAACGCTTTCCAACCTTAACAACTATGGTTGGTTCTGCAAGACCTCTTTTAAGTTCGTAGGTTCTTCCCTGAAGTTCGTCGGCGTATATCTTATCCTGTGTGGGTCTCAGATTTTCGATGGGTACCTTCATACGCACGATCTTGGTTTTTATATTGTAAAGCTGTTCCAGGGTCTTTTTGAAGTAGTTAACCTTCATTGGAGTTGATCTCTCTATATGAGACCTTACAATATCGGTGTTGGTTAATATTCCAACCAGATTTTCATCTTTATCAACCACAGGTAGTCTGGATATTCCCATACGGAACATGACCCTTGCAGCATCGTTTATAGACATTTCCTGGTCAGACACAACAACATCCCTTGACATTATACCCTCAACATGTGGAACCCACTCCTTGAGGAGAAGGTCAAAGGCTGTTACCATTCCAATAACCTTTCCATCTGTTTTAACAGGAAAACCATCATGACCTGTTGCCTTCATTAACTTTATAACATCTTCATTTGGAGTGTCAGGAGTTACCGTTATAACATCTCGAGTCATATAATCCTTTACAAGGGCTGAACTTGTCATTTGAATCTTCCACCATCCATTTTTTTATTTCTGAAATCATTCAGTTGTTAAGAGTTATTGTTGAGTAATATAATCATCCAAGATTCTTTCATAAGATTTCATTTAAGATCTTTCACCAAATTCAAGAAAATTCAAGAAAGAATTCCAGAATCTACTTCTGCCATAGAACTTTTTTGTCGGATTCTACTTTAACGATTCTGTGGTATGGAATGTGAGTTCCTTCATTCAATATTAAGAATCCACCTTCCAAACTTTCTATTGAACTTCCGGAGATTGTTTTCAGGTTTCCACGTGCACCTCTGTGGACGTAAGTTATCCTAGTTTTCTCAACATCCATTTCAGGATGCCAGAGTATCATGTTCAGGATGTTCTTTGCCATCTTGAAAACCACAACCTTATCCCAATATCTTAATTAGTATCTTTATTAATTAATAGCTTAATCCACTTCCTCACTGATTCAACAATCATTCATTAGGGAATTTATTGATTAAGAAGATATTAAAATTTAGATATCAATTACCTTTACTCCTTCAATTCAGCTTCAATTAATTTATGAGTTTCACCAGGATCAGCTTTTCCCCTTGTAAGCCTCATAACCTGACCTATAAGGAAGTTCATCGCGTTTTTCTTACCTTCATGGTAATCTGAAACTGCTTCAGGGTTTTCATCTATGGCCTGTTTCACTGCAGCCACAACCACATCTTCCTCAACAACACCTAAAAGACCCAGTTCCTCTGCTATGGTGGAGGGCATCTTGGAATTTTTTGGCAGGTTCTCCATGATCTTCTTACCTGCTTTGGCAGTGACCTTCTTATTCTGCAGAAGCTGGAGCAAATCTATGATCTGCGCAGGCGTTATTTCACTTTCCTTGAAGCTCAGCTTGTTGTAGTAAACAACACGCTTGAGTTCATCCCTCATCCATAGTGCAGCGAACTCTGGATCCACGACCTTTGCAACTTCCTCAAAGGCATCTGCAAGATCGAGTTCTGAGGTTAAGACCTTTGCATGGTCCTTTTCAATTCCGTACTCTGCTACAAACCTTTCAGTTTTGATGTGGGATGGTTCTGGCATTGCTTCCCTTATTGCCTCAACTCTTTCCTCCTCTGCAAGCATTGGAGGTAGATCTGGATCAGGTATGTACCTGTAATCTTCTGCCTCTTCTTTAAGACGCATTGGAACAGTTATCATCTGTGATTCCAGGAAAGCCCTTGTTTCCTGTTTTATTTCTATTCCACGTTTCAGGAGATTTTTCTGACGTATCATCTCGAACTTCAGGGCCTTGTAAGCACCTTTTATTGAGTTTATGTTCTTGATCTCAGCCCTTTTACCTCCCTCAAGGGATATGTTAACATCTGCACGCATTGTACCCTCTCCACGGGCACTTCCACTGTATTCAAGAACCCTAATAAGTTCTCTGAGGAAAGTACGGGCTGCTTCAGGTGAGGTCATATCAGGTTCTGTAACGATCTCAATGAGAGGTATTCCTGACCTGTTGAAGTCCACAATTCCAAGATCTGGTTTGTACTGACCTGGATCCTCCTCAAGGTGAACCTCCCTTATCCTGACACCGTTCAAATCTCCCTCGTATCCTATGGGGATGGATGTACGCTGGTAACCTGAGGAGAGGTCAGGGTAATCGTAGTGCTTCCTCTGGAAGTAGGTGACATCCGGTGATATTTTACAGCCCAGCATGAGGGCTATCATTACAGCACCGTCAAGTGCATCCCTGTTTGGTGGGTAGGGTTTGGCCCCTGGCTGGTTCAGACAGACATGACATATGTTTGTATTTGCTGGGGCTTCCTGATAATTTGTATGACAGGTACAGAATAATTTGGAATCAGTTTCAAGCTGAACATGAATTTCCAGTCCGCATTTCATCTTAATGGTTATTCCTCCTTGAAAATCTGGTAATAAATATTATTTAATACACTTTGATCATTGATTTTTAATCCTTATTTTGCTCTGATTTATTATTGAGACACATATCAATATATCTTTTTATAAAAGGCTCGACTTTGGGATGGGGAATGGTTCCAGTTGTGAGCATGTCAAAATCTGTGAAGGTTCCCTCAAGGCTTCTACCAGCCCATCGAACTTCTTCCTCAACACGCCTACCGTAGCCTGTTCCAAACATCTTGAAAAGGGGAAATTTGGTTAATCCGTTGGCACCTGCAAGTATCAGGGAGCCTATGTTGGCAAGGTTATCTGTCCAGGTTCCTGTGATAATTTCAAGCTCTGGGAACCTTATCCTTGTGGCTGCAACAACACCTGCGTAGTAAAGGGATGCAGGCTGTGGAGAATTCTCGTAGGCTGTGTCCTTGTGGGGATTCAAGGAGTAAAATATGACCCTGTTGATTCCAAGGTCTTCTATCATTTCCCATAGGTATTCCAAGTCTCCTGGTGTTTCTCCAAGGCCTAATATTATTGTTACAGCCTTTTTAAAGCCCATGTCCCCTGCAAGTTCAAGCATGTGCCCTATGTCATCAAGTGACTTGCTTGGGCAGATCTTGTTGTGGAGTTCCGGGTTTGCAACCTCCACCGCACCTGTAACACCTGCAATCTCCTTTCCATAGGCTTCAAGTTCACTGGTTATGCCAATGTTGAGCCATACAGGTTTTCCTGTTATATCGTAGATGTTCTCTGCAATGTTCTGGATTTCAGGGGTAGTGAATGAACCGTAACCCCCTGATAAGAATTCTATGTTCCAGCCCAATCTTCTTGTGAGTTCTGCT is a genomic window of Methanobacterium congolense containing:
- a CDS encoding flavodoxin family protein, whose translation is MKVVGFVGSPREGGNTEILVDEMLKGASDNGAETKLFNLNSLKITPCQACERCKVNGGECATKDDMQTLYKEIRESDAFVLGAPIYMWQMSAQAKLFTDRLYAFFMTGFEEKYGKKEIALAFTQGNPDANAFNDYLNSVKDMYGLFGNVRDPLVAGGTHEPGEIRGNEDVLKRAREIGKDLVI
- a CDS encoding CBS domain-containing ParB/RepB/Spo0J family partition protein, which encodes MTSSALVKDYMTRDVITVTPDTPNEDVIKLMKATGHDGFPVKTDGKVIGMVTAFDLLLKEWVPHVEGIMSRDVVVSDQEMSINDAARVMFRMGISRLPVVDKDENLVGILTNTDIVRSHIERSTPMKVNYFKKTLEQLYNIKTKIVRMKVPIENLRPTQDKIYADELQGRTYELKRGLAEPTIVVKVGKRYVLVDGHHRTVAARELGYKEIDSYVIKIDKDMRLGLEKTADKNGIFSFKDIEIIDDAQHPLIAITGPLREIKK
- the purM gene encoding phosphoribosylformylglycinamidine cyclo-ligase, which produces MVTYSESGVDISLEEVTVSALTSKLKETLKFRDIITESGHFAALVKLGDKGIAMSTDGVGSKILVAEMMNDFSTVGIDCIAMVVNDILCVGAEPIAMVDYLAVEKPDPEAAAQIAEGLLEGCKQAKVAMIGGETASLPEIIKNFDLAGTGIGIVDLDSVVTGENIREGDVLIGIESSGIHSNGLSLARRVFFEEAGLKVDDPLPDDPDTTVGEELLRPTLIYVDPVVELLKADVDVHGLAHITGGGFTNLKRLKKGTGYDINTLPEPKPLFKSLQSLGVPLEEMYRVFNMGIGFVVIVNPEDADTTVKIIEKYNKAYKIGYALDDQEEKVKVKTFKDTIIQL
- the comC gene encoding L-sulfolactate dehydrogenase, translated to MKIQIDAEKSLIIEILKRMDVSEEDAKIVADVTADADLKGFTSHGIGRFPQYIKGLKAGTIKTDTEIVVERETVSTALINGNHRFGHVVASRGMELAIEKAKETGIGLVGIHDSNHFGATGYYTDMALMEDMIGVAIANTEPAVAPLGGKEPIIGTNPIAIGMPSNKNYVSVDMATSASARGKLIEAMRKGERIPENVALDADGNPTTDPEAALKGSILPFGAHKGYALSFMIELMAGPLVGASFGKEVTGTAHPEEMCTKGDLIVAIDPSKFGDVETFKTEVDDFISEVKAPGNIFIPGDMEVRNVKRYKEEGVSLDDKLLSQLKEIADEVSLDLEEIIGGQ
- the hisE gene encoding phosphoribosyl-ATP diphosphatase; protein product: MKDKIIREVYRVLEERRDNPIDSYTSKIMQDSDKRAEDKILEKIGEECAEVLIASKNDENLVYESADLIFHTLLLLVYKGVELDELFEEFERRRK
- the comD gene encoding sulfopyruvate decarboxylase subunit alpha, translated to MDSSQAVYEALKKAGIDFVVTLPCVNLGEVLKMVECDPEIKHVPVTREEEGFGICAGAFMGGKKPAILMQNSGLGNSVNALASLFKLYQFPVLMVMSHRGTLGEKISAQIPMGKATPKVLDALDIPYFNPKTPEEALKVISDAWSLSETGGTPVGILLDIGFW
- a CDS encoding nitroreductase family protein; its protein translation is MENETLRVIKNRRSVRSYLDKAVSQEDLKILIKSGMAAPSAVDMRPWDFVVVKKKSTLKALADVMPFGKMLPGAGAAVVVCGVPEKSVPDAPEFWVQDCSAASENILLAAESMGLGAVWLGVYPVKERIEGVRKILNIPENVVPLNILSIGYPKGLEKPKDKFEMEKIHRERW
- a CDS encoding flavodoxin family protein; this translates as MAFNGSPRKKWNTAILLEKALEGARSRGAETELIHLYDLNYKGCKSCFACKLKGGKSYGRCNIKDELTPILDRITESDALILGSPIYLGTATGEMRSFFERLIFPYLVYDSEGSTLFPKRMPVGFIYTMGVTEKVMKEVGYLEHFKVAERLAGRIIGEAESLLVTDTYQFDDYSRYVSSRFDPEAKLKRRKEVFPVDCERAFDMGARFAGKNELLK
- the comE gene encoding sulfopyruvate decarboxylase subunit beta, yielding MKKIDAIKLITDELEDELVVCNIGFPSRELYHVKDKATHFYMLGSMGLASSIGLGLALSTEQKVIVFDGDGSVLMNMGSLVTIYNQNPKNMVLVVLDNECYGSTGSQCTYASSFDMWKIAESIGFREVFYFKDEINFREVLDAEGPVFVHVKVEPGNANVPIIPMDACAIKERFMAEVKH
- a CDS encoding DUF504 domain-containing protein produces the protein MAKNILNMILWHPEMDVEKTRITYVHRGARGNLKTISGSSIESLEGGFLILNEGTHIPYHRIVKVESDKKVLWQK
- a CDS encoding aldo/keto reductase, producing MLYRELGSTGEKVSILGFGAMRLPTLDGQDAKIDFEKTKELVRYAVDCGVNYIDTAHPYHSGESERVLGEVLKDGYREKVHLATKLPSWKIQTREDMDFYLEEQMKRLQTDQIDFYLLHSLKKDYWENLSSLGVLEFLDDAVADGRIKYTGFSFHDEIDLFFEIIDSYNWDVCQVQYNLVDENYQAGIDGIRYASSQGIGVIVMEPMRGGALVNEVPREVQEIWDEAPVRRTPAEWALRFLWDKKCISTVLSGMNTFEQLEENLKIGEAGLPDSLTDDELDLVREVRRVYHQRMKVLCTECGYCMPCPDGVNIPGNFRYFNSAHMYGDVENARMNYYGLLTEKERASNCTQCGECEWICPQMIDIKGTLREVSKTFEK